The sequence below is a genomic window from Spirochaeta cellobiosiphila DSM 17781.
CTAGAGATACAGCAAACAGGTGCGTTTCCTGTTTCTTATCGTGGTGAAGTAGTTCAAAGTGGGGTTTATTATGCGTGGGGACTATCTAAGTTAAGTGCCTTAGTTCAATCAGTCGCTACTAATTACACATCTATAAGAAAAGTAACTTTAGTAAAAAGTGATGGGAAATCATACGAATATGATTTATATAAAGCTCTTTTAGAAGGGGTGATATCTGAAAATCCAAGACTTGAACCTGGTGATTCTGTAATATTAGAACGAGCTTCTATTCGTGTTATATTGGACGGAGATGTTTTTAACCCATCGAATTACCAAACACTACAAAATGAAACTGTTCAGGATTTAATTAATAAATATGGAGGGGGCCTTCTTGACACTGCTGATACTAATAGGATTGAGCTGACACGACTTGTAGATATTGGTGATAAAGCGGCTGAAAAAGAAGTATATCCGTTAGACGAAATAAGAAACCTTTCATTAAAAAATTATGATACTGTTTATGTCCCTACAAAACAAGAAACACTTCCCAATGTTTTTTTTGAAGGTGCTATTATGATAGATTCAAAATCTGTCTCTGATTACAATAATACAGTTAGAGTAAGATACCAATACTATCCAGGAGAAACATTGGAAAGTGCTGTAAAAAATATGAAGGACAGGTTGGGGCAAACTGCGAGTTTGAAAGATGCTTATATTTTAAGAGGTAATGAAACTTTTGGTGTAGATCTTAATCAATATATAGGTAGTTCTAAAGCAACACAAAAGATTATACTTCATGAAAATGATACCATTGTAATACCGTTTAGACAGTATTTTGTCTTAGTTGGTGGTGCTGTAAATGCTCCTGGGCAGATCCCTTATATTCCTAATAAGACATGGCGATACTATATTAGTATGGCTGGTGGATATGTACCATTCCAGAATATGTTTAATAGTATGGATATTATTGATTCAAATAATAATATCAAGAAGAAATCAGAAGTAATTGAGCCTGGAGATAAAATATTTGTAAAAGCTAATCATCCTTTGTTTACATTGAATACATTTTCAACAACTGTTACAGCAATTGCGACGATTATAACTTCCTATATTACAATTTCTAATTTTATTAAGTAGATAAACTTTTATTGTATTGATTTATATTCGATACAAAGATGTAAGTAAAGGTCATTTAATGTTATTGATGACTTCAATAGAGAATGTTTAGGAATTGAAGTTGATTTTTAATTACCATCTCAAAGAGTTATTATATCGTTTGAACAGATAATAGAATTGAGAGGAAAAAATACAAAAACTAAGGTGTGAAAATTGGCCTGAACATATTAGTGAAGATCTTAAGACTTGGAGTAGTAAACATGGCATCAAGTTATCTTTTATCCAGGAAGGGAAGCTGACACTGAATGGTTAGAGTTGTATATTTTCAAGTCTAACTATTCAGTCACAAGAACTTGTGACAAGATGAATATGGATATACAATAATGAAAAATCTCATTTGTCTTTGAGTTACATTTACCCAAGGATGGTTTGAAATAATTCTACAAATAACTCCTGTTAATAATGGGCGATTATAGTTGTGGCTAAAAGAAAATATGGCATGGGAAAGATCAAGATCAAGCTAATAGAAACCAGTGAGATGGAAATCTACCTTTCAGTACTAGTCCTGAGTCTGACATGATCACCACAATTAGCAATAAGCTAAATTTAAATCGCTATAGACTTCACAAGTAGACTGGATAAAAAAATTTTAGGAAGCCCCAAACCACTATGACGAGATCTCTTTCTGTAATAGTATAATAAGTTCGCTGGTATACCATACAATGAAATTAGTTGCTGAATGTATAAGAAAATGATAGGAACGTAAAACTAGCGATAAAAGTCGAATTAGATATCTCTGATTATTTAATCATATATTCTAGGTAAATTAAATTTTAACTATCAATAGATAAGAGTGTTAATTAAATTATATGACATCTGTGAAATGTTATAATTTTTAAAATACTATGATATAGATAAAAACTTATAGCAAGTAATATATTTAGACTATATCAAGTTAACTAATAATGAATAGTGATAAAATATCAACTTAATTGAGATTTTACATAACGTATTAATATATAATACTGTTTATAAATGATGAATAACTTGTGGTGGATTACAATTGTTGACAGATAGACGTTTTATATTAAATTTTACATCAAATATTTTATCTTTTATAATTAATATAGGTGTCAGTTTATTATTAACTCCTTATTTAATTAATAAGCTCGGGAGTGTAGCTTATGGCTTCTTCCCTTTATCAACAAGCTTTATTCAGTACTTTAATATAGTTGCAATTGCTCTAAACTCTATGGGTGCGCGATTTATAACAATTGCAGTTTTTGAGAACAAAATAGAAAAGGCAGAAGAGTACTACAGTTCTATATTTTTTAGTAATATTATATTAAGTATAATTTTTGGTGTTGTTTCTTTTTTGTTTGTTATTAATATTAGTAAAATTCTTGATGTACCATATGATATAGTCAATCAAGTTAAGCTTCTTTTCGGACTTGTTTTTATAGGAATAAGTATAAATTTAATCACAACTGTACTAAATATAGGAGCATACGTTTATAACAGATTGGATTATGATGCATTTAGCAAGATAATTGGTAATATAATTAAGATAATTGTTTTGATGATTACTTTTGTTTTTTATGAGGCTCAAATTTGGTATTTAGGACTTGCAAATCTATTTCAAAATATGGGTATGGTGGTATATAACTATAGGATATCAAAAAAGTTTCCAAACCTTAAAGCCAGTAGGGGAAAATTCTCACTGTCGTCAATCAAGATATTATTGTTTTCTGGTGTTTGGAATTCTATAAACCAATTAAGTAATGTGATTTTAACGAGTCTTGATCTTCTTTTTGCAAACATATTTATAAGTGCACAAGAAGCGGGAGAGTATTCTGTAGCAAAAATAATACCATTATTTATACAAAGTTTGACTGGTATTTTAGTAAACTTATTTGTACCCAAATTTACTAAACTATATGCAGAGAAAAATATAGTAGAATTTGATAACGAGGTAAAAAAGTCGCTAAATTTTTTGAGCTTTATTCTATGTATTCCTATTGGCTTCTTATTAATTTTTGGTAAAGATTTTTTTAATATATGGGTACCGAATGAAAATACTCAGAAATTATATATTCTATCAACACTCACATTACTACCACTGATCTTTTCAACAGCTATGAATACTCTTTTCAATATATTTACTGTCACAAATAAGATAAAATTACCGTCTATAATACTATTTGCTAGTGGTATATTGAAGTTTTTATTTATTGCTTTAATAATCAAATATGTCGATAGTATTATTATTATTCCATTGGTGAGCTTTATAGTTGTAACAGTTAGAAATTTAGTATTTACTCCTATCTATGCAGCAAAGTGTATGGGGCAAAAGCTTTTTCATTATTATAAGTTTATTATAAGTGGTATATCATTTTATATTTCTTCAATTTGCGTTTCTTATTTAGCAAGATTAGTATACAAACCCAACAGTTTAGTTGAAATAATATTAATTGGAGTTATAGTAACGTTTATAATTGTAGTAGTTAATTTCCTATTAATGATTATCTTTAATAGAGAAATATTGACAAACATAAAAAGGAAATTGATAAATTAGACTGGTTTTGGAATTGGGTTAAATAAAGGAGAGGTATGTTTGAAATAATAATTTGTACATATAATGGTAAACATAATTTAGTAAAAGTAATTCCCAGTATTTTGAATCAAAATAAATTTGATGAATTAGTAATGAGTATTTTTATAGTTGATAATAATTCTGATATTGAGACAAAGCAGATAATTAAAAAATATGAAAAGTCTTGCAATAAAATTAAATATTTACTTGAAGAAAAGCAGGGATTGTCATTTGCTAGATTAAAAGGAGTTCAAAATACAACTGCAAACTGGCTCATTTTCATAGATGATGACAATGTATTAGAACAGAATTGGCTAATTAATGCTGATAATTTTATTAAAACAAATAATAATATGGGTGCCTTTAATGGTGCAATTATTCCTGAGATTAAATCAAAACTTGATAATTATGAAAATATAAGATTAAAGGTTGCATATAAGGCGTTGGCATGTACTCATCTATCAAAAAGTGAAATTAACTTTGCAAATACGAAACATCCAATAGATTCACCAATAGGTGCTGGATTAGTAATTTTAGGTAATGAAATGAGGGAGTTATCATCTAAAGGTTGGTTAAAAAATATAGGAAGACAAGGAGAAAAATTATCATCTGGTGAAGATAAAGAGATGGTCGATTATATTATCTTTAAAGGTTTTGATGTCGGGTATACGCCACATTGTTTGATTTATCATCTCATAACAAATAACAGATTAAAAGAAGAATACTTAATTATACTTCATGAATCTTTTAAAAGATATAAGGTAATAAGTTTAAGGGGCATAAAAGATTTTTTGAAAAACGTATTATTTAGTTTATGCTTGCTTAGAAAAGATCTTGATTATGAATCTATATTTAGATTAAGAATTGGTGCTATTACAACAGCTAATGCACTTAGAATTTTATTTAAAGGAAGAAAAATTGAATAAACTCTTGATTAATAAAATATTAGGAGCATTTAAGAATTCTTATAATATTGAGAATATTATCAGATACAATTTATTACAAAAATATTTAGAAGATAGTGCAATGAGATCGAGTTATTTTGGTGTAGAAAAATTAGTAAATACACCCAGTATAATTATATCACTTACAACCTATAGTAAAAGAATTGAAGATGTTCATTTAACAATCGAATCTATATTTAATCAAACAAAGAGACCAAATAAAATTATTTTATGGCTAGATGAAAATGAGTTTAATAGCTTAAATGTTCCTAGAGTTTTATTAAAGCAATGTGAAAGAGGATTGGAAATTAAATATTGTAAAAATACTTACTCATATAAAAAAATAATACCAACTTTATTGGAACATGAAAATGATATCATAATAACAATTGATGATGATGTTTTATATCCAATTAATTTTATCGAAAAATTATATTATGGTTATCTAAATAATAACAAAGCAGTTTTTTTCTATAGAGGCAAAGTGATACAAAGAAATAATTATAGATATACAGCTTACAAAAAGTGGCCATATGTAAATTCCTCCAACTCTAACCCATATCTTAACTTCCCAACAGGAGTAGGTGGTATATTATATCCACCAGGATGTTTTGATGAACGAATATTTGATGAAAAACTTTTTTTGAAGTTGGCTCCGTTTGCTGATGATATATGGTTAAAAGCTATGACATTACTCAAAGGTTTTCCTTCTTTTCCTATAACTTTTAATGATGATTTTAACAAAAAGTTTCTCATTATTCCAAATTCTCAAGATATATCTCTTTATCTGAGTAATGTAAATGCAAATAGAAATGATGAACAATTTAAAAATGTTTTTAGTTATTT
It includes:
- a CDS encoding polysaccharide biosynthesis/export family protein; translated protein: MYISNFRQKIIGVFLLIITSVVFGQTIDLTSTNSDSSYLDVIASSSSTNLSFNSNIFSSINRSNSNYSGNSITSSSFEQIATTASGRVALAVANPNYPVTPGDIYTLTYVTAGGLQRDSLVVNSNEEVSITHLGQIEANGMSYLELQKEVLSRVNDAYPLSTPRLEIQQTGAFPVSYRGEVVQSGVYYAWGLSKLSALVQSVATNYTSIRKVTLVKSDGKSYEYDLYKALLEGVISENPRLEPGDSVILERASIRVILDGDVFNPSNYQTLQNETVQDLINKYGGGLLDTADTNRIELTRLVDIGDKAAEKEVYPLDEIRNLSLKNYDTVYVPTKQETLPNVFFEGAIMIDSKSVSDYNNTVRVRYQYYPGETLESAVKNMKDRLGQTASLKDAYILRGNETFGVDLNQYIGSSKATQKIILHENDTIVIPFRQYFVLVGGAVNAPGQIPYIPNKTWRYYISMAGGYVPFQNMFNSMDIIDSNNNIKKKSEVIEPGDKIFVKANHPLFTLNTFSTTVTAIATIITSYITISNFIK
- a CDS encoding lipopolysaccharide biosynthesis protein, whose product is MTDRRFILNFTSNILSFIINIGVSLLLTPYLINKLGSVAYGFFPLSTSFIQYFNIVAIALNSMGARFITIAVFENKIEKAEEYYSSIFFSNIILSIIFGVVSFLFVINISKILDVPYDIVNQVKLLFGLVFIGISINLITTVLNIGAYVYNRLDYDAFSKIIGNIIKIIVLMITFVFYEAQIWYLGLANLFQNMGMVVYNYRISKKFPNLKASRGKFSLSSIKILLFSGVWNSINQLSNVILTSLDLLFANIFISAQEAGEYSVAKIIPLFIQSLTGILVNLFVPKFTKLYAEKNIVEFDNEVKKSLNFLSFILCIPIGFLLIFGKDFFNIWVPNENTQKLYILSTLTLLPLIFSTAMNTLFNIFTVTNKIKLPSIILFASGILKFLFIALIIKYVDSIIIIPLVSFIVVTVRNLVFTPIYAAKCMGQKLFHYYKFIISGISFYISSICVSYLARLVYKPNSLVEIILIGVIVTFIIVVVNFLLMIIFNREILTNIKRKLIN
- a CDS encoding glycosyltransferase — protein: MFEIIICTYNGKHNLVKVIPSILNQNKFDELVMSIFIVDNNSDIETKQIIKKYEKSCNKIKYLLEEKQGLSFARLKGVQNTTANWLIFIDDDNVLEQNWLINADNFIKTNNNMGAFNGAIIPEIKSKLDNYENIRLKVAYKALACTHLSKSEINFANTKHPIDSPIGAGLVILGNEMRELSSKGWLKNIGRQGEKLSSGEDKEMVDYIIFKGFDVGYTPHCLIYHLITNNRLKEEYLIILHESFKRYKVISLRGIKDFLKNVLFSLCLLRKDLDYESIFRLRIGAITTANALRILFKGRKIE
- a CDS encoding glycosyltransferase, with the translated sequence MNKLLINKILGAFKNSYNIENIIRYNLLQKYLEDSAMRSSYFGVEKLVNTPSIIISLTTYSKRIEDVHLTIESIFNQTKRPNKIILWLDENEFNSLNVPRVLLKQCERGLEIKYCKNTYSYKKIIPTLLEHENDIIITIDDDVLYPINFIEKLYYGYLNNNKAVFFYRGKVIQRNNYRYTAYKKWPYVNSSNSNPYLNFPTGVGGILYPPGCFDERIFDEKLFLKLAPFADDIWLKAMTLLKGFPSFPITFNDDFNKKFLIIPNSQDISLYLSNVNANRNDEQFKNVFSYFKLDEVIKSNM